The Tessaracoccus timonensis sequence CAAGAATGACTTCTTCCCACACGGCGCCGCGGAAGCGGTCGGCGAGGTAGTGCACCTCGTCCATCACGACGTAGCCGAGGTCGCGCAGCGTCGGCGATGCGGCGTAAATCATGTTGCGCAGCACCTCGGTGGTCATCACCACGATCTGCGCTTCCGAATTCACCGACTGGTCGCCCGTCAGCAGGCCCACGCGCTCGGGCCCGTACCGCGCCACGAGATCGTGATACTTCTGGTTCGACAGCGCCTTGATCGGCGTGGTGTAGAAACACTTCCGGGATTCCTCGACCGCCATGAATACGGCGAACTCCCCCACCACCGTCTTGCCGGCGCCGGTTGGCGCGGCGACGAGCACGCCCTTGCCGTCGGCGAGCGCCTTGCAGCCCTCGATCTGGTAGTCGTCGAGCGGAAACGAGTAGCCTTGCGCGAATTCGTCGATGAGGTTCATGCGACGACCACCTGCAGCGCCCCGGGGTCGCACTCGAGCACAGCTGGGACGTCGCCGAGCTCCTCGCCGTCGCCCATCAAAAAGACGCCGTCACCGTCGATCTCCACCCGCTTCGCCCGCATCAACTCGACCGCAGGATGCTCCACAAACTTGCCTGAATACATGCTGGGCAGCATCCGCAGCAGCGTGCCGCGCCCGACCGGGCTCACGAGCGTGAGGTCCAGGTACCCGTCGGTGGGGTCGGCGACAGGGCTCATGCGCATGCCGCCGCCGATGATGCCGGTGTTGCACACCGCGACGAACATGCCTTCAAAATGGCGTGGCTCGCCGTCGATCACCAGCCGATACTGCAGTGGCGTGAACCCCATGAGCTCACGCATCGCGATCACGCCGTAGCTGAGCGAGCCGAAGCGCAGACGGGTGTCGTTCGTCGCGCGATTGACGCGCGCGTCGTAACCGGAGCTGACTGCGGCCCCGACGTAGCGCTCCCCCACGCTTTCGCTGCGCACTTTGGTGAGGTCGAGGTGTTGCGTTCGGCCCGCCGCGATGGCGGCGAGTGCGTCGTCAATGCTCGCGATGCCGAGGGCTCGCGCGAAATCGTTGCCCGTGCCTGCCGGGATGATCGCGAGCGTCGCGTCGGTATGTGCGCAGCCGTTCAGACCGAGGTGGGCCATACCGTCGCCGCCCACCACCACGACGGTGTCGCCCTCTCGCGCGCTCGCTGCGGCGGCGCTGATGCGGGCTTCGGCGTCGACCCAACTCGTCGAGGTGATGACGAGCACTTCCGCCGACGGCAGCGTCGCGCGGAGTTGCGCGACAATCTTCGGCAGTTTCCGCCCGGCGCGGCCACCGCCCGAGCGTGGGTTGACGACGAGCGTGACGAGCTGTGGCTTGGCGAGTTCGTTCACTGCGTCTCGGGGGCGTCGATATCGGGGTTGAACTCTGCGTACGACTCCTCGGTGATGCCTCTGCGTTTGTCGATGATGCGGCAGATGAGCTCTGCGACGAAGAACAGCAGCGTCATGGGAATGACGAGCGAGAGCATCGAGAAGGGGTCGACGGTGGGAGTCACCACCGCCGCGAAAATGGTGGAGCCCAGCACCACGAGCTTGCGGTACTTGCCGAGCTGGAAGCCGTGCACCACGCCACCGAGGTTCAGCATCACCAGCAGCACCGGCAGCATGAACGAGACCCCGAACACGAGCATGATCATGACCTGCTTCTGCAGGAAATCCACCATGTCGAGCAGGTTCTTAATGTCGAAACCTTGTGGGGTGAACCCCACCATGATGGCGACGCCACGCGGCCAGATGATGTACCCCAGCCAACAGCCCAAAAGGAAGAGCGGGGTCGCCGCCGCGACGAAGGTGAGGACGTATTTCTTTTCGTTCTTCAGCAGCGCAGGAGCGAAGAAGGCCCAGATTTGGTAGAGCCAGATGGGGCTCGTGAACACCATTCCAGCGAGCAGGCATGCCACCACGGCGAGCGTGAACGGCGACACCACGTTTTGCGCGGTGAGCACGATCTCCGCCGTGCCGTTCGTGTTCTCTTCTACCCATTGTTTGGCTTGGTTGAAAGGATTCGTCACGAACGGCACGAGGCGCTCATAGACGAAGCCACACGCGATCGCTCCGATCGCAATGGCGACAACGGAGACGGTCAGGCGATAGCGCAGCTCCCGGAGGTGATCCATGAGCGACATGGTTCCTCCGGGGCCACCCTTGGGAGGCCGTAGCCACGCGAACCGGCGCGGCTTCGACGCTGTGTCAGATGACAAGGCCCGTCTTTACTGCTCGGGGCGCTCAACAGGCTCGTCGACGACCTGCGCGTCGGTGTGCGTGGGCGCCTTCTTCGGAGCATCCACCGACTTCTGGTCGTCTGTGGTGACCTCTTCCTTGAACTCGCGGATCGAGCGTCCAACGCCCTTACCGACGCCAGCGAGGCGCGAACCACCGAAGAGCACCAGCACCACGATCAAGATGATGATGGCTTCGGGCCAGCCGATGAACAGTGGAATGGGCATAGTTACCACCTTTCGTTACTTGGGACAGTGTAATCGCGTTTGTGCAAGGCCGCCTCGTCGAGGATGCTTTGCAGCCTGGTCACTCGCTCGGCCAGCAACCGGGCCTCGCTGCCAAAGCGACTCAGCTTCGGCTTCAACCGTGACGCGTACACGACAAGCACAATCAGCCCGGCGACACCCACCATCGCGAGGATCAGCGCAGACCAGATCATGGCAGTCAACGGTAGTACTCCAGCGCCTCGCGTGCCATCTCCCGCGCCAGTTGGGTGACGCGTTCGTCGGAAACTTCCACGACGGCGCTTCCCAGCCGCAGCAGCAGTCGGGCCGCCCAGTCGAATGAGACGAGCGGGAACGTGATGCGCCACAGCTCGCCCACCTGCTCGCACGCCGTCGTCGGGTGGTAGTCGGCGCACCACCTGCCCGCCTGCGTCACCGTGATGGTGAGCTCAGTGGGCGCGTCGCTGAACCAGGTGGCGAGCTCGTCGGGCACCGCACGCGGGGTGACGGGTTCGTCGAGCAGATTCACCTCGACGATGCGGTCCAGGCGGTAGGAACGCCACGCTTCACGCGTGCGGCTCCATGCGTCGAGGTAGGCGTAGCCGCGGTCGGTGCGCAGCCGCGTCGGCTCCACGGTGGCCTCGCGCACCTCGCCTCGGCCTTCCCTGCGGTAGCTGAGCCAGCAGGCCACACCCGCCGAGACGGCCTCGTGCAGCGTTGCGCGGACGTGTTCGTCGCCGGCGTCGACGTCGATTTCGACGCTCGCGGGCGCATCCTTCGACAGGGCTTCAAGCTTCCTGAGCGCCGACCTGGCGCCCGCGTCGTCGCCTCCCAGCTCCAGCACCATGCGCAGCGCGACGACGAGGCTCGCGGCCTGCGCTCCGGTGAGGCGCATGGGGCGCCCGAGTGCGTCAAGGTTGGTGGCGAAAATGTGTCCATCTTCCCGCGCACCGCCCAGATCTACCTCGAACAGGTCGCCATAGAAGCCGCCTGGTAGTCCGACGAACTGCAGGATCGAGAGGTCGGCAAGCACACGCTGCTGGGTGATGCCGAACTCGTCGGCCACCTCTGCGACGGTCACCCCCGGGTGGGCGTTGAGGAACGGCACCAGGTGCACGAGGCGTTGCAGCTCAGTCATGCGTACCTCCGGCCAGGGCCGTGAGCCGTTCGACGACGGACTCACGCAGGTGGTCGGGCGCGAGCACGAACGCGTTGGGGCCGGCCGCGCAGACTTCCGTGATGATCATGTCGTCGTTGAAGCCCCGCACCTCGCGGGCGACGAAACCTTCAGGCAAGGGATCTGTCCAGGTGGCTGGCGAGGAATCCGTGAGCAACTCGGGAGCGTCACGAACCGCAATCACGGCGCTGGCCTGCGCGGAGGAGGTTGGCGCAAGGTATTCGGTGAGGTCGTCTGGCACCTGGAAGGCGTCGTCGGGCCCCACCGCGCGGGCCACACCGTCGATGCGGGAGAGCTTGAACCGCCTGGGTGCCTGCCGGTCGACATCGAAGCCCAGCACCAGCCACAGGCCGCGCCGCTGCGAGAGCTGCCAGGGCTGCACCCGACGCGTCCGCCCGCCATACTCGAATTCGACGCAGCGCCTCGCCAGCTGCGCTTCGTAGATGACGTCGAACGAGGGTTCTGTCGCGGGAATGTGTGCGCGTACATTCGGCAGGCGGTCGAGGTCGGGAGCGGCCCCTGCCGCGCGCAGCCGCTGAATCGCCGTCGACGTGGCTTCCGCCCCGACGGAGGTCTGCCAGGCGTGCGCAGCAAGACCGATGGCCACCAGCTCGTCGCGGGTGAACTCCACGTCGGGGAGCTCAAACTCGAGACGGTCGATGCGATACCCGTCCTCGTCCGTCGAGTCGGGGTCGTTGCTGCCGGTGCGCAGCGGAATGCCGAGGGCGCGAAGCTCTGCTTTGTCGCGCTCGAAGGTGCGCTCAAAACTCGCGGTGCGGGCGTAGCCATCGACCATCTCGCGGATCTCGGCTTTGGAGAGGAAGCGTTTCGTCGTCAGCAGCGCGATGAGCAGGTTCAAAATACGTTCCGACTTCGCGGCCGACATCGCGCTCCTCCCTTCCGCTCCTTGGGCACAGGTGATTCCTTGCAGAAGCCTACCTGCACCCATCGCGATCGCTGCCCAACTGAGCGGCTACGGTGATGCAATGCACGTGGATCGCTACGCCCCTTCCCCCACCTCCGACCTGCACCTCGGCAACCTCCGCACGGCGCTCGCCGGATGGCTGCTGGCTCGCGCGGCGGGTGGCAGGTGGTTGATGCGCGTGGAGGACCTCGACGAGGCCCGCGTGCGCGCCGCCGGCGACGCGGAGCGCCGCAACTTGAACGACCTACGTCGACTCGGGCTCGATTGGGATGACGAGGTGATCCGGCAATCCGAGCGCCACGACCTCTATCGAGACGCCATCGCCTCACTCGGTGACCGCGTATTCGAATGCTTCTGCACGCGTCGCGAGCTCGCCACGGCGGCCTCCGCGCCCCACGGCGACGACGGATTCCGCCCCTACCCCGGCACATGCCTGCGCCTCACCGACCGCGAGCGCGACGAGCGAAGAGCTGAGCGCCGCCCAGCGCTCAGGGTCAGGGCCGACGGCGCCACGTACCGGGTGCACGACCGCTTCGCATGCGAGGTGGAGGCCGTCGTCGACGATTTCGTGCTGGTCCGCGGCGACGGGCAGTTCGCGTACAACCTGGCGGTCGTCGTCGACGACATCGCCACCGGGGTAACGCACATCACTCGCGGCGACGACCTGTTGTCGTCGGCTCCGCGCCAGGCGTGGCTCACGGCTCAGCTGGGCGCCACGCCCGCGAGCTACACCCACGTCAGCCTCGTGATGGGCACCGACGGGCACCGCCTCGCCAAGCGCAACGGAGGTGTCACGCTCGACGAGGCGGGCGGGCCGGATGTGGTCTTCCCGTGGCTCGCGCAGTCGCTCGGGCTCGGCCCCTGCGGCGATGCCGCAGAGGCACTCGCCAACATGCCTGCTGACTACGAGTTTTGGACGTCGAGAATATCGATCACGTAGACGAGGGTCTGCCCCGGCTCGAGGGCGGGCGCCGTCGTGCGGCCCTCGGGGTAGGCCAGCGCGGGCGGTACTACCAGCAACACGCGGGAGCCCGCGGTGGCGCCGACGAGGCCCTTCTTCCAACCCTCAATGAGGCCCGAGAGGTGACCCGTCTGAGGAGCCCAGGCATCCTCAAATTCCTTGCCGTCGGCCCACTTCCAGGAGCGGTACTTCACCTGCACGACGCTCTTCGCGGTGACCTCGGTGCCGGAGCCCTTGATGAGCGTCGCCTTCTTGAGCTCTCCCGGCGCCTGCGCATTGGTGTCGACTTTCGCGGTGGGCACGCCCTTTGCATCGACGCTCACCGTAGGCATTCCCTCGACGGGAGGCTGCTCCTCACCGGTAGCCTCCTCGAAGTTGGCCGAGACGATGTCGACGACGAACAGCAGCGAGTCGCCTGGCTTGATCGAGCCATCCGCGTTGCCCTCGGGGTACCCGTCGGCGCTGGGCATGCCGATGAGCACGCGCGAGCCGACGGTCTGCCCGTCGAGCCCCTTCCTGAAGCCCGGCACCACCTGGCCGAGCGCGAAGGTGAGCGGCGAGCCGGACTCGTACGACGAGTCGAAGACCTTGCCCGTCGACCCGTTCACACCGACGTAGTTGACGGTGACGACCGAATCCTGGGTGAGCTTCTGCTTGCCATTGGAGGGCTTCAGCACCTTCGTCGTGGTTTCCTTGATGGCCCACGGCGCCTTGAACTTGACCTCAGGCTTGGCACCATCGGTGACCGTGATGCCTTCCAGATCAGTGGATGGCTGCACGCTGACGCTCGGTTCCGCAGAGGGAGACTCGGATGCCGACGGCGACGCCGACGGGGAACTCGACTCCTGGGCCGTAGCCGACGCAGACGCCGACACGCTCGGCTGAGTCGTCTCCGTATCGGTGCCCTCCGACGGAGAGCACGAGGCGAGCAGGGCAATGGATGTCACCGCAGCCAGTGCGATGGAGAAAGCCTTCGATATTGACACGCGCACGATGGTACCTCGATCCTCACAAACCTACGATGTCGAGCAGCTTGCCCAGCTCGTCGCGAGTCAACTCGCGGGTCTCCCCCACCGGCAGCTGGCCGAGCCTGACGGGGCCAATGCCGATGCGGGAGAGCCTGTCGACGGGGTGCCCGACAGCCTCCATCATGCGTCGCACGATGTGGTTGCGGCCTTCGTGGAGCGTGATGCGCACCAGCGACTTCGACTCGGTGCTCGACAGCAGCTTCATCTGGTCAGGCTTCACCGGCCCATCGTCGAGACGAATGCCCTTCTCCAGTCGGCGAATCACCTTGTTATCAACGATTCCAGCAACCTCGGCCACGTAGGTTTTCTTCACCTCGTAGCTCGGGTGAGCCAGGCGGTGCGCAAACTCCCCGTCGTTGGTGAGCACGATCAGGCCCTCGGTCTGCGTGTCCAGACGCCCGACGTGGAACAAGCGGCTGGTGCGTGGCGGGATGTAGTCTGCCAGCGTGGTGCGTCCTTCCGGGTCTTCCATCGTCGACACCACGCCGCGGGGCTTGTTGAGCACCAGGTAGACGTGGTTGCGCGGCGAAGGGATGCGCGAGCCATCGACACGGATGGTGTCGCGCTCCGGGTCGACGCGGGTGCCGAGCTCGGTGACGATGACGCCGTTCACCTCCACACGCCCCTCGACGATCATCTCCTCGCTTGCCCGCCTCGATGCGAGGCCGGCGGCAGCGAGCACCTTCTGCAGGCGCACGCCTTCGGTTTCACTCATCGATCTTCCCTTCCTGGGCAACCGCACCCAGTTCAGCCTCCAAGGCTACGGCGTCGGGGAGCCACGGCGCCAAGTCGGGCAGCTCGTCGAGGCTATTCAATCCCAATTTTTCGAGGAACAGCGGCGTGGTGGCGAACGTCACGGCCCCCGTGTCCGGGTCTTCTCCCGCCTCGCAGATCAACCCGCGCAGCACGAGCGTCTTCACCACACCATCGACGTTCACCCCACGCACGCCAGCGATGCGGCCTCGAGATACAGGCTGCAGGTACGCCACCACCGCGAGCGTCTCCAGTGCCGCTTGGCTGAGCTTCGCCCTCTGATTGGACAAGAGCCATGCCTCGATGATGTCCGCCACGTCCTCGACCGTCGCGAACCGATAGCCACCTGCCACTTGCACCAGCCGAATACCGCGATCGTGCTCCTCATAGAACCGAGCGATGTCGTCGAGCTGGGCCTCGACGTCGCTCACTGGTGCGTCCACCGCGGAGGCCAACGCGTCGTCCGACATCGACTCCGTAGCCATGAGCAACAGCGCCTCGAGCGCACGAGAAAGGCTCACTAGTCCTCCAGTTCAGGTTGTGCTTCGTATTCGTCCGCCACGTCGACGGCTGCCTCGTCACCCGCCGTCCACCGGATGCTGAGCTCGCCCAGCGGGTTGAGCTGCTCGAACGAGACCTGCTGGTGGCGAAACAGCTCCAGGATGGCCAAAAACCTGACGACGGTCACGAGCCGGTCTTCACCCTCCACCAGGGAACGGAACGTGGCTGCCCCCTCCCGATGCAATCGCGCCCCGACGAGCTGCACCTGCTCGGTGAGGCTCACCGTCGCTTGGTGCAGATGGGTGAGGGTGACCGTCGGTACTTCCTTAGGCGCCATCGACATTGCGGCGAGCTGCGCGATCTCCTCGGGTGTGGCGTGGAGCTCCACTTCCGGCAGGACGGCGACGAAGCGCTCCTCCAAGCCGCCAGGGCGGTAGTGGCGGCGGCTGGCGCCGTCGATCGTCTCCTCGATCCAGGCGGCAAGCTGCTTGAACGCGCGGTATTGCAGGAGCCTGGAGAACAGCAAGTCGCGGGCTTCGAGCGCGGCGATGTCCTCCGGGTCTTCGGCTTCTGCCCCCGGCAGTAGGCGGGCGCATTTGAGGTCGAGCAGCGTGGCTGCCACGACAAGGAACGAGCTGGTGAGCTCCAAGTCCCAGTCACCCTCGCGCACGTGGGCGATGAACTCGTCGGTGACCTTGCTCAGCGCCACTTCGGTGACGTCCATCTCGCGCCTGGCGATGAGCTGCAGCAGCAGGTCAAAAGGGCCCTCGAAGTTCGTCAGGTGGACGCTGAACCCGGCCACCTGCTCGTGGTGTTCGGGCGGCTTCGCGTGGGAGCGACGCTTAGCCACGGAGCTCTTGAACGAGCGCGGAGTCGGCTCCGTCCTCGTACATGTCGCGGAGCGCCAGCGCCACCGCGGCTCGCACGAGGCGCCCGCGGTCCACACGGATGCTGTGCTGGCGGCGGAGCTCGAGATTGGCGTCTTCGAGAGCGAGCAGTTCCTGCTCAGAGAAGTACACCGTGATCTTGTGGTCGTGCTTCACCCTCCCCGACGATGTGGGTCGCCCCGGGCGTTCGTCGCGCCGTTCGGGGGCTGCAGGTTCCGGGGCGCTCGGTGCCTCAGGAGCAGCGTCGGTGGCTCGAAACAGCTCCGAGGCGCCCGGCAGCGATGCTCGCTTAGCCATGCTGCACTCTGAGCAGCACCTCGCGGGCAAGCTGACGATATGCCTGGGCGCCCGGCGACGACGACGCGTACGACGTGATGGGTTCGCCAGCGACGGTGGTTTCGGGGAAGCGCACAGTGCGCTTAATGACGGTGTGGAACACCTTGTCACCAAAGGCTTCGACGATGCGCTCCAGCACCTCACGCGCGTGTAGCGTACGCGAGTCGTACATGGTGCCGAGCAGGCCGAGTACCTTGAGGTCCGGGTTGAGGCGGTCCTGCACCTTCTCAATGGTGTCGGTGAGCAATGCGATGCCGCGCAGCGCAAAGAACTCGAGCTCGAGTGGCATGATGACCCAATCGCTCGCGGTGAGCGCGTTGATGGTCAGCAGCCCGAGGCTCGGCGCGCAGTCGATGAGGATGTAGTCGTACTGGCTGCGCAGTGTGTTCAGCACTCGCTGGAGCGTCTGCTCGCGGGCGACCTCGCTCACCAGTTGCACTTCGGCCGCTGAAAGGTCGATGTTGGCGGGGAGAATGTCGAGCCCTGGTGTGGAGGATTCGGTGATGACTTCCTCGGGCGAAAATTCGCGACTCAGCAGCAGGTTGTACACGGAGCGCTCAAGCGTGTGCGGGTTGATGCCGAGCCCGACGGAGAGCGATCCCTGTGGGTCGAAGTCAACCAAGAGCACCTTGCGCCCCGTCTCGACGAGACACGCGCCGAGGTTGATCGTCGTGGTGGTCTTCCCTACCCCGCCCTTCTGGTTGGTGAGGGCGATGATGGTTGCACGCTTCGGCCCATCACCCACCGGCTCAGGTTCGGGAAAATCGGGCAGGGGCCGACCCGTCGGGCCGATCTCCCCGTCGAACAACGATTCCTCAGCCAAGGCGTTCTCCTTCCGGGCGTACATTTGTCGACATCCTACTCGTTTACGGACCGAGCGTACTCGCTCTAGGCGCGCGGGTGCGCAGCAGTGTGTACCTCGCGGAGTTGGTCCACCGTGACGAGCGTGTAAATCTGCGTCGTCGCCACCGACGAGTGCCCCAGCAGCTCCTGCACCACGCGCAGGTCGGCCCCACCAGTGAGGAGATGCGTGGCGAACGAATGGCGCAGTGCATGCGGGGATACGTCCGCGGTCAGCCCTGCCTTCTTCACCGCATCCTGCATCACCGCCCAGGCGCTCTGCCGACTCAGCCGTCGGCCTCGCTGGTTCAGGAACAAGGCATGGTCTGCGTTCGTTGCCTTCTGCGCGAGGCCCGGGCGCGAGCGCACGAGGTATGCGTCGAGCGCCTTCCGGGCGTAACTGCCGAGCGGCACGATGCGCTCCTTGTCGCCCTTCCCGACGAGCCGCAGCCCCAACTCCGTGTCACGCAGTACGGGCGCCACGTCGTCGATGTCGAGATTGCAGACCTCGCTCACGCGGGCACCCGTCGAATAGAGCAACTCCAACAAGGCGGCGTCTCTCACACCGATGGGCTCCGTGATGTCGGGAGCTGCGAGCAGCCGCGTGACCTCGTCGACGGTGAGCGCCTTCGGCAGGCGCGACTCGAGCTTCGGCAGCGAGATCTCCTTCGCGGGGTCATCGCGCGTCGTCCCCTCCGCCTGCGCGAAGGCGTGGAAGTTGCGTACGGTCACCAAGCCGCGCGCGACGGATGACTTCGCCACCGCCTGCGAGCGCTCTCGCACAAACTCGGAGACGTCGGTGGGAGTCACTTCGCCCACGTCGTCGATGCCTCGACGACCGAGGAAATCGACATAGTTTGCGAGGTCGCGACGGTAGGCGGCGACAGTGTTCGTCGACAATCCGCGCTCCACACGGATGTGCCCGAGGAAATCCTCGACGGCAGCCTGCATCGATGTCATTCGCGAATCGCCCAGGGTGCGTCGACGTCACGCAGCTCGTCGATGCGTCCGGACAGGCGGGCGGTCTCCAACGCCAAGATGCCTGCCACCAGCGTCGGCGACTGGCATCGGCCCGCGTAGACGGCGTCGACGAGTTCGGTCCGGGGGGCGCGCCCCACCGACATCTCCCGTTCCTCTCCCTCAAGGACGAACTCTGCGGGGCGTGCGGCAGGAGATAGTTGGCGCGCCAGGAAGATGCGCAGCGATTCTTGGCAGCCACCCGGCGTCGTGACGATGTCGATGAGCACGTCCCACCTTGCTGCCTGCAGCTGGGCTTCCTCGGCCAGCTCACGTGCGGCGGCTTCGTACCACGGTTCACCAGGGACATCGAGCAGGCCGGCGGGAATCTCGACGAGCTCCATGCCGACGGGGTGGCGGTATTGCCTGAGCACCGCAATCTCGTCGCGTTCCTCGTCCCACGCAACGATGGCAACCGCGCCCGGATGGGTAGTGAATTGGCGCACCATCGTGTCTCCCGATGGGGTATCGATGACCTCTTCGACGAAGCTCATCACCCGCCCCTCGGCGAGCACCTCGCGCGACTGCACCGGCCACTGTTGACGTTGATCTTCGATCATGTTGCTCCCATCCTTCGCCTCGAGAATCCATCGTAGCTAGCCGAAATGAACCCTGAGAAGGCTAGATTCAACCGCATCATGGAATCCGACATCGAACTCAGCATCCTCGAGCAGGCGATCATCGCGCCTCCGGTGACGCTGGGCTCACTCGCTCACGACCTCGAGGTTGGCGTCAACGACCTGACGCCTCACATCAAGCGACTCACGCACACTGGCGTGTTGGAGATCGCCACCACCTCCGACGGCAGCCAGTTGGCGCTCGCCGCGGGAACACCGAGCGCGGTGAATGCGACGATGCCCCACTCCCCTGTAGTCGACGCGTGGCTACTCATGCACGAGGCATGCGCTGGGCACGGCACGCGGGCGCTGCACGCTCCGTCGGAATTTGTGCACATCGCGGCCAGCTTCGCGCGCACCGCGACCGGACTCACACTCCTGCTGCCACCGGCGCCCGACCCACTCGCCGCGCAGATATATAGCCACTATCTGGAGGCCGCCAAGCACGCGTCACGCCAGGGGCTCACGCCCAACCTTCTCATTGCTAAGAGCCTGCTCACGTCCGCAGAGGGCCAGCGGTGCTGCGACGCCGTGGCCAGCCTGGGTGCCGAAATCCGCTCAGCACGGCACGTCGACGTGCCGCTGATTGCGTGGGAGGGTGTCGGGCTCGCCCTCATCCTTCCCGACCAGGTCATCGCTGGCATGCTCGACGTGCGCGAGTACGTGGCAGCGACGTTCCAGGCCGGGCGCAAACTCCAGGAGCTCTCACGTGACACCGTGATCGAGATGCTCTCCGAAGGCAATACCGACGCGGTATCCGCCCGCAAATTGGGCATGTCAGAGCGACAGTTCCGACGCCACGTCTCCAACCTGATGCAGGAGCTAGGCTCGTCGAGCCGCTTCCAGGCTGGCATCGAAGCCGCCCGCATGATGCGCTGACGTTCGCAGTGCGAGCCGTGCTCCCACACCTATCGATGCGCTGTGGCAAGGTTGCTCCATGTCGAACATTCCCGAATGGGCCGCGGAACTCACCAGTCCATTGGATGCCAAGCTCGGCATCACGCTGCTCGAACTCGCACCCGATCGGGTGGTCGCGCGTATGCCGGTGGAGGGCAACCAGCAACCCCTGGGCCTGCTGCATGGCGGCGCCACCGGCGCTCTGGTCGAGTCTGCCGCGTCGATCGCGGCCATCACCCACGCCCGGACGATGGGGAAATTAGCGGTGGGCGTCGATCTTCATGTCACGCACTTGGAAGCCGTGACTGCAGGTGCAGTGACAGCGACGGCGACGGCCGTCCGTCTTGGACGCACCGTCGCCGTATACCGAGCGGAGGTTCGAGATGACGCCGGGCGAATGACCGCAGTTGGTCAACTCACCTGCCAGCTGGTCGAACCTCGCTGAGGGCTGCTACTTACGCTTGTTGTGGTTGATGACGCCTTCTGCGACGTCACGCATCGACTTACGCAGATCCATGGCAGTCTTCTGAATCCAGCGGAACGCTTCTGGTTCAGTAAGGCCGAGGTCTTGCTGCAGGATGCCCTTCGCCTGGTCGATGATCTTGCGAGACTCGAAACGCTCTTCCAGCGACGCCAGCTCGT is a genomic window containing:
- the gluQRS gene encoding tRNA glutamyl-Q(34) synthetase GluQRS gives rise to the protein MHVDRYAPSPTSDLHLGNLRTALAGWLLARAAGGRWLMRVEDLDEARVRAAGDAERRNLNDLRRLGLDWDDEVIRQSERHDLYRDAIASLGDRVFECFCTRRELATAASAPHGDDGFRPYPGTCLRLTDRERDERRAERRPALRVRADGATYRVHDRFACEVEAVVDDFVLVRGDGQFAYNLAVVVDDIATGVTHITRGDDLLSSAPRQAWLTAQLGATPASYTHVSLVMGTDGHRLAKRNGGVTLDEAGGPDVVFPWLAQSLGLGPCGDAAEALANMPADYEFWTSRISIT
- a CDS encoding YafY family protein, coding for MTELQRLVHLVPFLNAHPGVTVAEVADEFGITQQRVLADLSILQFVGLPGGFYGDLFEVDLGGAREDGHIFATNLDALGRPMRLTGAQAASLVVALRMVLELGGDDAGARSALRKLEALSKDAPASVEIDVDAGDEHVRATLHEAVSAGVACWLSYRREGRGEVREATVEPTRLRTDRGYAYLDAWSRTREAWRSYRLDRIVEVNLLDEPVTPRAVPDELATWFSDAPTELTITVTQAGRWCADYHPTTACEQVGELWRITFPLVSFDWAARLLLRLGSAVVEVSDERVTQLAREMAREALEYYR
- a CDS encoding FKBP-type peptidyl-prolyl cis-trans isomerase; this encodes MSISKAFSIALAAVTSIALLASCSPSEGTDTETTQPSVSASASATAQESSSPSASPSASESPSAEPSVSVQPSTDLEGITVTDGAKPEVKFKAPWAIKETTTKVLKPSNGKQKLTQDSVVTVNYVGVNGSTGKVFDSSYESGSPLTFALGQVVPGFRKGLDGQTVGSRVLIGMPSADGYPEGNADGSIKPGDSLLFVVDIVSANFEEATGEEQPPVEGMPTVSVDAKGVPTAKVDTNAQAPGELKKATLIKGSGTEVTAKSVVQVKYRSWKWADGKEFEDAWAPQTGHLSGLIEGWKKGLVGATAGSRVLLVVPPALAYPEGRTTAPALEPGQTLVYVIDILDVQNS
- the tatC gene encoding twin-arginine translocase subunit TatC, whose amino-acid sequence is MSLMDHLRELRYRLTVSVVAIAIGAIACGFVYERLVPFVTNPFNQAKQWVEENTNGTAEIVLTAQNVVSPFTLAVVACLLAGMVFTSPIWLYQIWAFFAPALLKNEKKYVLTFVAAATPLFLLGCWLGYIIWPRGVAIMVGFTPQGFDIKNLLDMVDFLQKQVMIMLVFGVSFMLPVLLVMLNLGGVVHGFQLGKYRKLVVLGSTIFAAVVTPTVDPFSMLSLVIPMTLLFFVAELICRIIDKRRGITEESYAEFNPDIDAPETQ
- a CDS encoding YafY family protein produces the protein MSAAKSERILNLLIALLTTKRFLSKAEIREMVDGYARTASFERTFERDKAELRALGIPLRTGSNDPDSTDEDGYRIDRLEFELPDVEFTRDELVAIGLAAHAWQTSVGAEATSTAIQRLRAAGAAPDLDRLPNVRAHIPATEPSFDVIYEAQLARRCVEFEYGGRTRRVQPWQLSQRRGLWLVLGFDVDRQAPRRFKLSRIDGVARAVGPDDAFQVPDDLTEYLAPTSSAQASAVIAVRDAPELLTDSSPATWTDPLPEGFVAREVRGFNDDMIITEVCAAGPNAFVLAPDHLRESVVERLTALAGGTHD
- a CDS encoding diacylglycerol kinase family protein produces the protein MNELAKPQLVTLVVNPRSGGGRAGRKLPKIVAQLRATLPSAEVLVITSTSWVDAEARISAAAASAREGDTVVVVGGDGMAHLGLNGCAHTDATLAIIPAGTGNDFARALGIASIDDALAAIAAGRTQHLDLTKVRSESVGERYVGAAVSSGYDARVNRATNDTRLRFGSLSYGVIAMRELMGFTPLQYRLVIDGEPRHFEGMFVAVCNTGIIGGGMRMSPVADPTDGYLDLTLVSPVGRGTLLRMLPSMYSGKFVEHPAVELMRAKRVEIDGDGVFLMGDGEELGDVPAVLECDPGALQVVVA
- a CDS encoding pseudouridine synthase, with the protein product MSETEGVRLQKVLAAAGLASRRASEEMIVEGRVEVNGVIVTELGTRVDPERDTIRVDGSRIPSPRNHVYLVLNKPRGVVSTMEDPEGRTTLADYIPPRTSRLFHVGRLDTQTEGLIVLTNDGEFAHRLAHPSYEVKKTYVAEVAGIVDNKVIRRLEKGIRLDDGPVKPDQMKLLSSTESKSLVRITLHEGRNHIVRRMMEAVGHPVDRLSRIGIGPVRLGQLPVGETRELTRDELGKLLDIVGL
- the tatA gene encoding twin-arginine translocase TatA/TatE family subunit; the encoded protein is MPIPLFIGWPEAIIILIVVLVLFGGSRLAGVGKGVGRSIREFKEEVTTDDQKSVDAPKKAPTHTDAQVVDEPVERPEQ
- the scpB gene encoding SMC-Scp complex subunit ScpB — protein: MSLSRALEALLLMATESMSDDALASAVDAPVSDVEAQLDDIARFYEEHDRGIRLVQVAGGYRFATVEDVADIIEAWLLSNQRAKLSQAALETLAVVAYLQPVSRGRIAGVRGVNVDGVVKTLVLRGLICEAGEDPDTGAVTFATTPLFLEKLGLNSLDELPDLAPWLPDAVALEAELGAVAQEGKIDE